A single genomic interval of Candidatus Hydrogenedentota bacterium harbors:
- a CDS encoding ABC transporter ATP-binding protein, translating to MTEHDSREFVVEVSGLSRRFGRKDALKEVSLRVARGQVFGLVGENGAGKTTLIQHLLGAYRPKAGMVRVFGLDPSTHPTAVLARIGYLSEDRDLPRWMRVGELMRYTRSFYPKWDAAFAEQLREEFGLSAASRIRSLSRGELARAGLLVALAHRPELLLLDEPSSGLDAVARQHILAAVVRTVAEEGRTVIFSSHLLEEVERVADHVAMIHHGRVALDAPMDEVKARHHAHVLRWAEPRADTPELPGLLHAVRDGGEWRVLCDGDAAAFRTAAAALGAEVVESSTPTLEEIFVARVGK from the coding sequence ATGACGGAGCATGACAGTCGGGAGTTTGTGGTAGAGGTGTCGGGGCTGTCGCGGCGTTTCGGCCGCAAGGACGCGCTGAAGGAGGTCTCCCTGCGGGTGGCGCGGGGGCAGGTCTTCGGGCTGGTGGGGGAGAACGGCGCGGGCAAGACCACGCTCATCCAGCACCTGCTGGGGGCGTACCGCCCGAAGGCGGGCATGGTCCGGGTCTTCGGCCTGGACCCCTCCACGCACCCCACCGCCGTGCTGGCGCGGATCGGCTACCTGTCGGAGGACCGCGATCTGCCCCGGTGGATGCGCGTGGGCGAGCTGATGCGCTACACCCGGTCCTTCTACCCGAAATGGGACGCGGCCTTCGCCGAGCAGCTCCGGGAGGAGTTCGGCCTCTCCGCCGCCAGCCGCATCCGCAGCCTGTCGCGGGGGGAGCTGGCCCGCGCGGGGCTGCTGGTGGCGCTGGCGCACCGCCCGGAACTGCTCCTGCTGGACGAGCCGTCGTCCGGGCTGGACGCGGTGGCGCGCCAGCACATTCTTGCGGCGGTGGTGCGGACCGTGGCGGAGGAGGGTCGCACGGTGATTTTCTCGTCGCACCTGCTGGAGGAGGTGGAGCGGGTGGCGGACCATGTGGCGATGATCCACCACGGGCGGGTGGCGCTGGACGCGCCGATGGACGAGGTGAAGGCGCGGCACCACGCCCATGTGCTGCGGTGGGCGGAGCCGCGCGCGGACACGCCGGAACTGCCCGGGCTGCTCCACGCCGTGCGGGACGGCGGCGAGTGGCGCGTGCTGTGCGACGGGGACGCGGCGGCGTTCAGGACGGCGGCGGCGGCGCTGGGCGCCGAGGTGGTCGAGTCGTCCACGCCCACGCTGGAGGAGATATTTGTGGCGCGGGTCGGCAAGTGA
- a CDS encoding HRDC domain-containing protein, with translation MSDTYELIADQDSWERCHAALRAAPRFAVDLEANSLHAYREEICLIQLSTETQDYILDPLSGVDWSALGGLLADPAIEKVFHASDYDLTLLKSLHGWDVRHLFDTMWAGRVLGFEKMGLASVLKEVLGVELTKKYQKADWGRRPLTPEQLDYARNDTHYLLPLRDALEERLREMGCLEEIREIFEAECHSDAVTRAYDPESFWHARGVRDLSPRALAIFRALHHFREEEAKRRNVPPFKVVNDQMLMKIAGRAAECEGIVAEVPGVSDKLLDRLGHRLQRAVEQGRRAPVPKPPKRPPRPNSSPGFLLRYEALLEWRKKTARARGVESDVILSRSTVVELAEKNPRGMAELGRIESLGPYRRDRYAGEILKVLEEA, from the coding sequence TTGAGCGACACTTATGAACTGATAGCCGACCAGGATTCCTGGGAGCGGTGCCATGCGGCGTTGCGCGCCGCGCCGCGCTTTGCGGTGGACCTGGAGGCGAACAGCCTGCACGCCTACCGCGAGGAAATCTGCCTCATCCAGCTTTCCACGGAGACGCAGGACTACATTTTGGACCCGCTCTCCGGGGTGGACTGGTCGGCGCTGGGCGGGCTGCTGGCGGACCCGGCGATTGAAAAGGTGTTTCACGCCTCGGACTATGACCTGACGCTCCTGAAGAGCCTGCACGGGTGGGACGTGCGGCATCTTTTCGACACGATGTGGGCGGGCCGCGTGCTGGGTTTCGAGAAAATGGGCCTGGCCAGCGTGCTGAAGGAGGTGCTGGGGGTGGAGCTGACGAAGAAGTACCAGAAGGCGGACTGGGGACGGCGCCCGCTCACGCCCGAGCAACTGGACTACGCCCGGAACGACACGCACTACCTGCTGCCCCTGCGGGACGCGCTCGAGGAGCGCCTGCGCGAAATGGGCTGCCTGGAGGAAATCCGGGAGATATTCGAGGCCGAGTGCCACTCCGACGCGGTGACGCGCGCCTATGACCCGGAGTCTTTCTGGCACGCGCGGGGCGTCCGCGACCTGAGTCCGCGCGCGCTGGCCATATTCCGCGCCCTTCACCATTTCCGCGAGGAGGAGGCGAAGCGGCGCAACGTGCCGCCCTTCAAGGTGGTCAACGACCAGATGCTCATGAAAATCGCCGGACGGGCCGCGGAGTGCGAGGGGATCGTGGCGGAGGTGCCCGGCGTGTCGGACAAGCTGCTGGACCGGCTGGGCCACAGGCTCCAGCGCGCCGTGGAGCAGGGCCGCCGGGCGCCGGTCCCGAAGCCGCCGAAGCGCCCCCCCCGGCCGAACAGCAGCCCGGGCTTCCTGCTGCGCTACGAGGCGCTGCTCGAGTGGCGCAAGAAAACGGCGCGGGCGCGCGGGGTCGAGTCGGATGTGATCCTCTCTCGCAGCACGGTGGTGGAGCTTGCCGAGAAAAACCCCCGCGGCATGGCGGAGCTGGGCCGGATCGAGTCGCTCGGGCCGTACCGGCGCGACCGCTACGCGGGCGAGATACTGAAGGTGCTCGAAGAGGCGTAA